The sequence below is a genomic window from Pygocentrus nattereri isolate fPygNat1 chromosome 16, fPygNat1.pri, whole genome shotgun sequence.
GGGCATGATGGGGAATATAGCTAATTTGAACAGGCATCATGCATTTTAGCCCCACGTTTTAAACCAAGAAAGACATTCCTTGTTTTACCATAACTCAGTAGGTAATCATTTAGGCATCGATGGTTTGGCTGTCCATTTATACCCCTAATCAGATGTCATATTCTGAAAACTCTCATGCTGTTGATCCACTGAAGATGTGCAAGTTGAAGGTGTTGGGGTATCTGTGGAGTCACTGACAGGTCTGAAGGAAACCTTCATCTGTTTGGATGTACGTTCACTGCGGCAAATCAGCGAGTTCTTCACATGATCTCTGAACTCCTCTGAGATATAATAATACACGAATGGGTCCAGGCAGCTGTTCAGGCTGCCCAGACACAGAGCAACCATGTAGACCCCATAGACATTGTTCTGAAGATCTGCAGCCAGCAGAGAGTAATGGACCATCAGCATGATGTTACTGGGAGTGAAGCAGACCAGGAACATCACCAGCACAGTAACCATGAGGACTATAGCCTTCCTTTTCTTCTTACTGCCGCCACTTTCGGTTATGGACCTCCTGAGGGAGAGGAAGGTCAGCAGGTAGGACACTATGCAGACCACACTGGGAACTACATATCCCACAGTGCCCATGGTCAGGAAATACCCAACAGGGATGTGTGTTTCATTGCGGCGAGTGACATCATGGCAGGTGGTTATATCGAGATTACTGACTTTAACGGTCTGGTCATACAGGTATAGCGGTACAGTGAGGACCCAGACTACaatccacacacaaacacacacacacactgttacacGGCTGTTTGGTTTCCGCGAAAGTGGGTGAGCTACTGTCCAGTAGCGCTGGACGCTGATGCAGGCTATGAAGATAGCGGAGCAGTACATATTCCCGTAGAAAAACCCCACTAGGACTTTACACAGCGGCTCCCCGAAGGTCCAGTCATTGCCGTTGAAGTGGTAGGTGATCTTCAGTGGGAGCCACACGATGAAGAGCAGGTCAGCCAGCGCTAGATTGGCCATTAGGATGGACGCTGGATGCTTCTTCTTGGTCCTGAAGAGGAACACCCAGAGGGCCATGGCGTTGGTGGGCAACCCCacaatgaagatgaagatgtaAACGAGAGGGAGGAAGACTGTGGTGAGGCTGCTGTTCAGGACCATTTTTGAAATGTCAGCGATGTTCACACCCTGGTCAGTCTCGCTGTGCACAGGAAATCCAGCAAAGGTAAACTTAGTGCTACTTTCTgtagtgagagaaagaagattCAGTAAAACCGAGAGCAGTTATATTCCAAATCTACCAAAAAACttcaaatataaacacatttatacgTTTCTGTGATCTCTGTAGGTGGCAGTTCCCCGGGGACCCCATGCTGCAAATGTTTGCGCTTTTATCTCATCTAGCATACCTAATTCAGCCTCAACaaaacactgagtgtgtttacatgcagtgaataatctgatcataatcagatttttggagatcgagtaaggtctagaaatccggCTAAGAAATCCAGTACAGAAGCTGGATTTTATctcagtaatcggatttctcagtGAATGTGAACTGAtactctttcatttctttcatatCTCTGAGCTTGTGTGAGATCAGACTGCAGTACCCGAAATAAGCGAGCAGTCCTGTCCGTCTGAAAGTTGAGAtggttattgttgtttttgaaatattatctgttttattttcactttgtacATGGATGTTGCAGTTGCAGTACCAGTTCTATCCAGGCGAGGGCACTGCCAAATTAGCAAAGACTTCACCGGTGTTTTGCATCCCTGGACTTGTCCTACACATTTTAGAACTTTCCCACTTTTTGGGACGCACCTACTTCAGCTCAGAAGGGGCTGGTAATGAGCTGATTCACTGGATCATGGGAATTGAATGCTTGGAAGATCCTGTCATAAATTTTTGCCACTGAATGTTTGGTACGTCAGTAAGAACAGATACCAAAATAGCAGCTAAAGTAAaattatgtacagtatgtgattGGAGAAAACTCAATCCATTCCAAATTAGACACGATGGTTTCGTTTTAGAAGGTAGTTCTGCTTTTAAGATCTGACCGTTGAAAGACCTCACAACCAAATTCTGTATTGATGTGTGGAAAATAATCTTTGACTGTTTTGTTGCTGGATGAACATGGTCTACAGTTCTTCAGCTACACTGCTGGACACAGTGATGGACACGGTCTACAGTTCTTCAGCTACACTGCTGGACACAGTGATGAACATGGTCTACAGTTCTTCAGCTACACTGCTGGACACAGTGATGGACACGGTCTACAGTTCTTCAGCTACACTGCTGGACACAGTGATGAACACGGTCTACAGTTCTTCAGCTACACTGCTGGAAACAGTGATGAACACGGTCTACAGTTCTTCAGCTACACTGCTGGACACCGTGATGAACACGGTCTACAGTTCTTCAGCTACACTGCTGGACACAGTGAGGAACACGGTCTACAGTTCTTCAGCTACACTGCTGGACACAGTGATGGACACGGTCTACAGTTCTTCAGCTACACTGCTGGACACAGTGATGGACACGGTCTACAGTTCTTCAGCTACACTGCTGGACACAGTGATGGACACGATCTACAGTTCTTCAGCTACACTGCTGGAAACAGTGATGAACACGGTCTACAGTTCTTCAGCTACACTGCTGGACACCGTGATGAACACGGTCTACAGTTCTTCAGCTACACTGCTGGACACAGTGATGAACACGGTCTACAGTACTTCAGCTACACTGCTGGACACAGTGATGGACACAGTCTACAGTTCTTCAGCTACACTGCTGGACACAGTGATGGACACGGTCTACAGTTCTTCAGCTACACTGCTGGACACAGTGATGGACACGATCTACAGTTCTTCAGCTACACTGCTGTGCTGGGTCTGTCGGGCATCGGGTCTGTGCCTTGGGGTTCTTGGGTGCCTGGGTGGCGGGGGTGGGGCGGTGGCCATTGGTGGGTGTGTAGGGTGGGCTGGGGGCAATGGGTTCCTGACTCAGGCCAGCTTGTCTTTTGTCTCATTGATGTCTGTTGTTGTTTGACTGTTGTTTGACTAGAATGGTTTGGTGCA
It includes:
- the LOC108415283 gene encoding proteinase-activated receptor 2-like, encoding MKYYENPAPDNSSSEDYPWPYPPESSTKFTFAGFPVHSETDQGVNIADISKMVLNSSLTTVFLPLVYIFIFIVGLPTNAMALWVFLFRTKKKHPASILMANLALADLLFIVWLPLKITYHFNGNDWTFGEPLCKVLVGFFYGNMYCSAIFIACISVQRYWTVAHPLSRKPNSRVTVCVCVCVWIVVWVLTVPLYLYDQTVKVSNLDITTCHDVTRRNETHIPVGYFLTMGTVGYVVPSVVCIVSYLLTFLSLRRSITESGGSKKKRKAIVLMVTVLVMFLVCFTPSNIMLMVHYSLLAADLQNNVYGVYMVALCLGSLNSCLDPFVYYYISEEFRDHVKNSLICRSERTSKQMKVSFRPVSDSTDTPTPSTCTSSVDQQHESFQNMTSD